One region of Syntrophobacter fumaroxidans MPOB genomic DNA includes:
- a CDS encoding SpoIIE family protein phosphatase gives MMKPLRNFFLDIDYYQYCKHRQYVAGDVFLSHKLKEDNRFIAVLSDGLGSGIKASVLATLTATMALKYISNYADIRETAEVIMDTLPVCSVRKISYSTFTIVDINSSGHVRVIEHGNPAYVLMRQTESVPVEKTPIQLKKWHDREVSFSEFNACIGDRILYFSDGVSQAGMGRPEYPLGWGRKNVIQQLKKWISWEDDISSRVLAMKTAIRARQIDGYEPKDDITCGVMYLRHPRSLLVVTGPPYSDTKDTELAQMVEAFEGRKVICGGTTASIIGRELDRDIDMNLDSLDPDVPPSSMMEGIDLITEGTLTLSKVADILERGQKPELMRANAATTLVSNLLDSDIIFFVVGTRINEAHQDPNLPVELDIRRNIIKKITNLLEEKYLKETHKRFI, from the coding sequence ATGATGAAACCGTTGCGGAATTTCTTCCTGGACATCGATTACTACCAGTACTGCAAACACCGGCAGTACGTGGCGGGGGATGTTTTTCTGTCGCACAAGCTCAAGGAGGACAACCGCTTCATCGCGGTTCTCTCCGACGGGCTGGGCAGCGGGATCAAGGCGAGCGTTCTCGCCACCCTGACCGCGACCATGGCGCTCAAATACATCTCCAACTACGCGGACATCAGGGAAACCGCCGAAGTCATCATGGACACGCTTCCCGTTTGCAGCGTGCGCAAGATCAGCTACTCCACCTTCACCATTGTCGACATCAACAGCTCGGGGCACGTGCGCGTGATCGAACACGGCAACCCGGCCTACGTGCTGATGCGGCAAACCGAAAGCGTTCCCGTCGAGAAGACCCCGATCCAGCTCAAGAAGTGGCATGACCGGGAAGTGAGCTTCTCGGAATTCAACGCGTGCATCGGGGACCGGATCCTCTATTTTTCCGACGGCGTTAGCCAGGCGGGCATGGGCCGCCCCGAGTATCCCCTTGGTTGGGGCAGGAAAAACGTCATCCAGCAACTCAAGAAATGGATCAGCTGGGAGGACGACATTTCGTCGCGCGTCCTGGCCATGAAAACCGCCATTCGGGCACGGCAGATCGACGGCTACGAACCCAAGGACGACATCACCTGCGGGGTGATGTACCTGCGCCACCCCCGATCCCTGCTCGTCGTGACGGGCCCCCCCTACTCGGACACCAAGGACACGGAACTGGCCCAGATGGTGGAAGCCTTCGAAGGGCGCAAGGTGATCTGCGGAGGCACGACAGCATCGATCATCGGCCGGGAGCTCGACCGTGACATCGACATGAACCTCGACAGCCTCGATCCCGACGTTCCCCCCTCTTCCATGATGGAAGGGATCGACCTCATCACGGAAGGCACCCTGACGCTCAGCAAGGTGGCCGACATCCTCGAACGGGGGCAGAAGCCCGAGCTGATGCGCGCCAACGCCGCGACCACCCTCGTGTCCAATCTGCTCGACAGCGACATCATCTTCTTCGTCGTGGGCACGCGCATCAACGAGGCGCACCAGGACCCGAATCTCCCCGTCGAGCTCGACATCCGCAGGAACATCATCAAGAAGATCACGAACCTGCTCGAAGAGAAATACCTGAAGGAAACCCACAAGCGGTTCATTTAG